A DNA window from Turicibacter sp. TJ11 contains the following coding sequences:
- a CDS encoding nucleoside phosphorylase, producing MAIIKNEIPILEYDDSQFSVLMPNHEKLNLQLPKKAVFAFLGDHIDKYANKHNCEIVAKFESATKVYPIYLTHYQGHEICLCQAPVGSAPATQILDWLISYGVKEVISAGSCGALIDIPENTFLVPIKALRDEGTSYHYLPPSRYVELNPMALKAIEQTLNKHNYSYIECLTWTTDGFFRETKDKVEYRRSEGCSVVEMECSSLAACSEFRNIIFGQILFTADTLADIHNYDERGWGGDSFEIALSLCLDAVINIK from the coding sequence ATGGCAATTATAAAAAATGAAATACCTATATTAGAATACGATGATAGTCAATTTTCAGTTTTGATGCCTAATCATGAGAAATTAAATTTACAATTACCTAAAAAAGCGGTATTTGCATTCTTAGGTGATCATATTGATAAATATGCTAATAAACATAATTGTGAGATTGTTGCGAAGTTTGAATCAGCGACTAAAGTTTATCCTATCTATCTAACTCACTACCAAGGGCATGAAATTTGTTTATGTCAAGCTCCTGTTGGTTCTGCCCCTGCAACTCAAATTTTAGATTGGCTAATTAGTTATGGAGTTAAGGAAGTCATATCCGCTGGATCATGTGGTGCCCTGATTGATATACCAGAAAATACGTTTTTAGTGCCAATAAAGGCTCTAAGAGATGAAGGAACTTCATATCATTATTTGCCTCCTTCAAGATATGTGGAGTTAAATCCAATGGCGTTAAAAGCGATTGAACAGACATTAAATAAACATAATTATTCTTATATTGAGTGCCTAACATGGACGACGGACGGCTTTTTCAGAGAGACGAAAGATAAAGTTGAATATAGAAGAAGCGAAGGCTGTTCTGTTGTAGAAATGGAGTGTTCTTCTTTAGCTGCCTGCTCAGAATTTAGAAACATAATATTTGGACAAATTTTATTTACAGCAGATACATTAGCCGATATACATAATTATGATGAAAGAGGATGGGGTGGAGATTCATTTGAAATTGCTCTATCTTTATGTTTAGATGCAGTCATTAATATCAAATAA
- a CDS encoding GDSL-type esterase/lipase family protein, producing MRKIQKIILFLLSLITFLIGSYTVFEFSKRPKNTPKKFKQKPSIGRKVVACLGDSHTKGTMAHNFVDDLSAQMGSKGYDFINAGVNGDLVYNVLSRIDEIVDCHPDYIIILIGTNDILAQLSKPNELHFELKKQLPQKPSEKWFIQNLRTLIDELKMKTTAKLAILSLPLISEDRHSVAFKSAIEYSQEIQEVAREKNITYLPLNEKQLEFYERHRPKAHKPVVKTPLAYFIPSFKHYILRKSWEEISQEAGLTLTIDTVHQNKYAAEMIEQLIVDFLEKN from the coding sequence GTGAGAAAAATTCAAAAAATAATCTTATTTTTATTGAGTCTCATCACGTTTTTAATTGGTAGCTATACTGTTTTTGAGTTTAGTAAACGACCCAAAAATACGCCTAAAAAGTTTAAGCAAAAACCTTCAATAGGGCGAAAAGTTGTGGCGTGTTTAGGTGATAGCCATACAAAAGGAACGATGGCGCATAATTTTGTTGATGATTTATCCGCTCAAATGGGAAGTAAAGGCTATGACTTTATTAACGCTGGGGTAAATGGCGATTTAGTTTACAACGTCTTATCACGGATTGATGAGATTGTTGACTGTCATCCAGATTATATTATTATTTTAATTGGAACCAACGATATTTTAGCTCAGTTAAGTAAACCGAATGAACTTCATTTTGAACTCAAAAAACAATTGCCTCAAAAACCATCTGAAAAGTGGTTTATTCAAAATTTAAGAACGTTGATCGATGAGTTAAAAATGAAAACAACAGCGAAGCTTGCGATTTTATCATTGCCCCTTATTAGTGAAGACCGTCATTCCGTTGCTTTTAAATCGGCCATTGAATACAGTCAAGAAATTCAAGAAGTGGCAAGAGAAAAAAACATTACGTATTTACCGTTAAATGAAAAACAACTTGAGTTTTATGAAAGACATCGGCCTAAAGCACATAAACCTGTTGTTAAAACACCGCTTGCGTACTTTATTCCTTCTTTTAAGCATTATATTTTAAGAAAGTCATGGGAAGAAATTTCACAAGAAGCGGGACTAACTTTAACGATTGATACGGTGCATCAAAATAAATATGCGGCCGAGATGATTGAACAGTTAATTGTTGATTTTTTAGAAAAAAATTAA